Proteins co-encoded in one Kutzneria chonburiensis genomic window:
- a CDS encoding glycoside hydrolase family 30 protein, protein MRTRVLLTLAVAAAATVLPATSVAATAANPTTVHEWLTTPGVETPTDVQLPLNDTVTKTPVTVHVDPNVRYQQVSGFGAAITDSSAHVLYGLTPENRDTVMRNLFDPKTGAGINFLRQPIGASDFAVGQDYSYDDLPAGQTDYQMRQFSIAHDQEQILPLLRQALKLNPHIQVVASPWSMPGWMKTGGSMIDGKLIDDPKIYRAYALYLVKFVQAYQRAGVPVDYITVQNEPQALERKNYPGTDLNWEQEAKVIEALGPAIRNAGLHTKILAFDHNWSEHPGDISSHQRANEDPEPNYPYDLLATDAYRWIAGTAYHCYYGDPTAQTGLKAAFPGKDIFMTECEGGDSSTLIGVMQNWGRSSIDWNIALDENHGPHLGGCGSCNGTITVNSATKAVTYNDQYRDIEHFSKFVPTGATHIASTVDTTSRAGAPLTTVAFTNPDRSTSLVALNTGTTTQTFTVVYGTHSFTATLPAGAAVTYHWPQIH, encoded by the coding sequence ATGCGCACCCGAGTGCTGTTGACCCTCGCCGTCGCGGCCGCCGCGACGGTCCTGCCAGCGACAAGCGTGGCCGCCACAGCCGCCAACCCCACGACCGTGCACGAGTGGCTGACCACGCCCGGCGTCGAAACCCCGACGGATGTTCAGCTTCCGCTCAACGACACCGTGACCAAGACGCCCGTGACCGTGCACGTGGACCCGAACGTGAGATACCAGCAGGTGTCCGGCTTCGGCGCGGCCATCACCGACTCCTCGGCGCACGTGCTCTACGGCCTCACGCCGGAGAACCGGGATACGGTCATGCGCAACCTGTTCGACCCGAAAACGGGCGCGGGCATCAACTTCCTGCGGCAGCCGATCGGGGCCTCGGACTTCGCCGTCGGCCAGGACTACAGCTACGACGACCTGCCGGCCGGCCAGACCGACTATCAGATGCGGCAGTTCTCCATCGCCCACGACCAGGAGCAGATCCTGCCGCTGCTGCGCCAGGCGCTCAAGCTCAACCCGCACATCCAGGTCGTGGCCAGCCCGTGGAGCATGCCGGGCTGGATGAAGACCGGCGGCTCGATGATCGACGGCAAGCTGATCGACGACCCGAAGATCTACCGGGCCTATGCCCTGTACCTCGTCAAGTTCGTCCAGGCCTACCAGCGGGCCGGCGTGCCGGTGGACTACATCACCGTGCAGAACGAGCCGCAGGCGTTGGAGCGCAAGAACTATCCCGGCACCGACCTGAACTGGGAGCAGGAGGCCAAGGTCATCGAGGCGCTCGGCCCGGCCATCCGCAACGCCGGTCTGCACACCAAGATCCTGGCCTTCGACCACAACTGGTCCGAGCACCCCGGCGACATCTCCTCGCACCAGCGCGCCAACGAGGACCCGGAGCCCAACTACCCGTACGACCTGCTGGCCACCGACGCCTACCGCTGGATCGCCGGCACCGCCTACCACTGCTACTACGGCGACCCGACCGCGCAGACCGGGCTCAAGGCAGCGTTTCCCGGCAAGGACATCTTCATGACCGAGTGCGAGGGCGGCGACTCCTCCACGCTCATCGGCGTGATGCAGAACTGGGGCCGCAGCTCCATCGACTGGAACATCGCGCTGGACGAGAACCACGGGCCGCACCTGGGCGGTTGCGGCAGCTGCAACGGCACCATCACGGTCAACTCGGCGACCAAGGCCGTGACCTACAACGACCAGTACCGCGACATCGAGCACTTCTCCAAGTTCGTGCCGACCGGCGCCACGCACATCGCCAGCACCGTCGACACCACCTCGCGGGCGGGCGCGCCGCTGACCACCGTCGCCTTCACCAACCCGGACCGGTCCACGTCACTGGTGGCCCTCAACACCGGCACCACCACGCAGACCTTCACCGTCGTCTACGGCACCCACTCCTTCACCGCCACCCTCCCCGCCGGCGCCGCCGTCACCTACCACTGGCCCCAGATCCACTGA
- a CDS encoding GNAT family N-acetyltransferase — translation MDTASIARLGIDDLAACLDLAADRRWPRARRKWSFLLTVGEGFGLREQQDLAGSVILSRFGPRLAWIGMMLVASRWNRRGLGRLLMRHAMDTARADTVALHATAEGVPLYEKLGFRVTGPVHTHRGRFACSRPGTGRTRPFTYADLDAVRALDAEVTGVDRGELLTGYLRFAGHMRVLESAGVITGYAGSWRDGDLVVIGPVLAADLSDAADLIAAVASTVDGDVRLDTEHPELAEWATAHGITPWFETTCMVHGQDLPGDRSRLFTPVMQALG, via the coding sequence ATGGACACGGCGTCAATCGCGCGGCTGGGCATCGACGACCTGGCCGCGTGTCTGGATCTCGCCGCCGACCGGCGGTGGCCGCGCGCCCGACGGAAGTGGTCGTTCCTGCTCACCGTCGGCGAAGGCTTCGGCCTGCGCGAACAACAGGACCTTGCCGGCTCGGTGATCCTGAGCCGGTTCGGTCCGCGGCTGGCCTGGATCGGCATGATGCTGGTGGCCAGCCGGTGGAACCGCCGGGGGCTGGGCCGACTGCTGATGCGGCACGCGATGGACACCGCCCGGGCCGACACCGTCGCGCTGCACGCCACCGCCGAGGGCGTGCCGCTGTACGAGAAACTCGGCTTCCGCGTGACCGGTCCCGTGCACACCCACCGCGGCCGCTTCGCCTGCTCCCGTCCCGGCACCGGTCGAACCCGGCCGTTCACCTACGCCGACCTCGACGCCGTACGGGCGCTCGACGCCGAGGTGACCGGCGTGGACCGGGGTGAGCTGCTGACCGGATACCTCCGCTTCGCCGGGCACATGCGGGTGCTGGAGAGCGCCGGCGTGATCACCGGCTACGCCGGCTCGTGGCGGGACGGCGACCTGGTGGTGATCGGCCCCGTGCTGGCCGCCGACCTGTCCGACGCGGCCGACCTGATCGCCGCCGTGGCGTCCACTGTGGACGGTGACGTGCGACTGGACACCGAGCACCCCGAGTTGGCCGAGTGGGCCACCGCGCACGGCATCACGCCGTGGTTCGAGACCACGTGCATGGTGCACGGCCAGGATCTGCCCGGCGACCGGTCGCGGCTGTTCACACCTGTGATGCAGGCGTTGGGATAA
- the rocD gene encoding ornithine--oxo-acid transaminase, with translation MTATIDTPTTAAGYVDLDERWSTHNYHPLPVVIAEGDGAWVTDVDGKRYLDFLSGYSALNFGHRHPALVAAAVEQLSRVTLTSRAFHHDQFGLFCRELAELTGTDLVLPMNSGAEAVESAIKVARKWAYQVKGLPAGTAQIVVAGSNFHGRTTTIVSFSTDDVARADFGPFTPGFTVVKYGDLDAMRDAITEHTAAVLIEPIQGEAGVVVPPAGYLAGIRKLCDDNNVLMIADEIQSGLARTGELLALDHEGVRADLYTLGKALGGGIMPVSAVVGRGDVLGVLRPGEHGSTFGGNPLACAVGRAVVKLLATGEFQQRSRELGGYLHGRLGELIGRGVAEVRGRGLWAGVEIAPGGPAGRVASEALAQRGVLCKETHDTTLRIAPPLVITREEIDRGVDAIANVIGR, from the coding sequence ATGACCGCCACCATCGACACCCCCACCACGGCCGCCGGTTACGTCGACCTCGACGAGCGGTGGAGCACGCACAACTACCACCCGCTGCCGGTCGTCATCGCCGAGGGCGACGGCGCCTGGGTGACCGATGTCGACGGCAAGAGGTACCTGGACTTCCTGTCCGGCTACTCGGCCCTGAACTTCGGGCACCGGCACCCGGCGCTGGTCGCCGCGGCCGTCGAGCAGCTGTCCCGGGTCACGCTGACCAGCCGGGCCTTCCACCACGACCAGTTCGGCCTGTTCTGCCGCGAGCTGGCCGAGCTCACCGGCACCGACCTGGTGCTGCCGATGAACTCCGGCGCCGAGGCGGTCGAGTCGGCGATCAAGGTGGCCCGCAAGTGGGCGTACCAGGTCAAGGGCCTGCCGGCCGGCACCGCGCAGATCGTGGTGGCCGGCTCCAACTTCCACGGCCGCACCACCACCATCGTGTCGTTCTCCACCGACGACGTGGCCCGGGCCGACTTCGGCCCGTTCACCCCGGGCTTCACCGTGGTCAAGTACGGCGACCTGGACGCGATGCGCGACGCGATCACCGAGCACACCGCGGCCGTGCTGATCGAGCCGATCCAGGGCGAGGCCGGCGTGGTCGTGCCGCCCGCCGGCTACCTGGCCGGCATCCGCAAGCTGTGCGACGACAACAACGTGCTGATGATCGCCGACGAGATCCAGTCCGGCCTGGCCCGCACCGGCGAGCTGCTGGCGCTGGACCACGAGGGCGTGCGCGCCGACCTGTACACGCTGGGCAAGGCCCTGGGCGGCGGCATCATGCCGGTGTCGGCGGTGGTTGGCCGCGGCGACGTGCTGGGCGTGCTGCGTCCCGGCGAGCACGGCTCGACCTTCGGCGGCAACCCGCTGGCCTGCGCGGTCGGCCGCGCCGTGGTCAAGCTGCTGGCCACCGGCGAGTTCCAGCAGCGCTCCCGCGAGCTCGGCGGCTATCTGCACGGGCGGCTGGGCGAGCTGATCGGCCGCGGTGTGGCCGAGGTCCGCGGGCGTGGCCTGTGGGCCGGCGTGGAGATCGCGCCCGGCGGCCCGGCCGGCCGGGTGGCGTCGGAGGCGCTGGCCCAGCGGGGCGTGCTGTGCAAGGAAACGCACGACACCACGCTGCGCATCGCCCCGCCGCTGGTCATCACCCGCGAGGAGATCGACCGCGGCGTGGACGCGATCGCCAACGTTATAGGTAGGTAA
- a CDS encoding lactonase family protein — protein sequence MSSGVAEAGPVFGQVDSTAAATRPLFIGTYTDGTGAGKGIGVGTWDAASGQLTAKSVVTVANPSFLALAPSQRFLYAVDEQAGGKVTALSVSNGGLKVLNSQSSKGDGPTHLCVTPDGKHVLAANYDSGSVVVLPVKSDGSLGAATDLAQHTGSGPDPDRQEGPHAHQVLPDCTGAYVHSVDLGTDTVYAYTVSGAGKLKLVHQAKVPAGQGPRHLVFHPNGRYVYIANELGNSVIVAAYDPATGVLTPGKPQTTLTAPPKAGVRNYPGEIIISADGRFVYLSNRGADNAAVFAVGDSGASLKLLANTPVGKNPRHIGLDPTGSFLFSSNQDSATVTSYRVDKSTGLLTATGAPLKSPMPVMTLPL from the coding sequence ATGAGCAGTGGCGTGGCCGAGGCCGGCCCGGTGTTCGGCCAGGTCGACAGCACGGCCGCCGCGACCCGGCCGTTGTTCATCGGCACGTACACCGACGGCACGGGGGCCGGCAAGGGCATCGGCGTCGGCACGTGGGACGCCGCCAGCGGCCAGCTCACCGCCAAGTCCGTGGTCACCGTGGCCAATCCGTCGTTCCTCGCGCTCGCCCCGTCGCAGCGCTTCCTCTACGCCGTCGACGAGCAGGCCGGCGGCAAGGTCACCGCGCTGTCGGTGTCCAACGGCGGCCTGAAGGTCCTCAACAGCCAGTCCAGCAAGGGCGATGGCCCGACGCACCTGTGCGTCACGCCGGACGGCAAGCACGTGCTGGCGGCCAACTACGACTCCGGCAGCGTCGTCGTGCTGCCGGTGAAGTCCGACGGCAGCCTCGGCGCGGCCACGGATCTGGCCCAGCACACCGGTTCCGGGCCCGACCCGGACCGGCAGGAGGGGCCCCACGCGCACCAGGTGCTTCCGGACTGCACCGGCGCGTACGTGCACTCGGTCGACCTCGGCACCGACACCGTGTACGCCTACACGGTGTCCGGCGCCGGCAAGCTCAAGCTGGTGCACCAGGCCAAGGTGCCGGCCGGGCAGGGCCCGCGGCACCTGGTGTTCCACCCCAACGGCCGGTACGTCTACATCGCCAATGAGCTCGGCAACTCGGTGATCGTGGCGGCCTACGACCCGGCCACCGGCGTGCTCACCCCGGGCAAGCCGCAGACCACGCTGACCGCCCCGCCCAAGGCCGGCGTGCGCAACTACCCCGGCGAGATCATCATTTCGGCCGACGGCCGGTTCGTGTACCTGTCCAACCGCGGCGCCGACAACGCGGCCGTCTTCGCCGTCGGCGACAGCGGAGCATCGCTCAAGTTGCTGGCCAACACGCCCGTCGGCAAGAACCCCCGGCACATCGGCCTCGACCCGACCGGCTCGTTCCTGTTCTCGTCCAACCAGGACTCGGCCACCGTCACCAGCTACCGCGTGGACAAAAGCACCGGCCTGCTCACCGCGACCGGCGCGCCGCTGAAGTCGCCGATGCCGGTGATGACCCTGCCGCTCTGA
- a CDS encoding Smr/MutS family protein has translation MPEMLTVDLHPVFRSDRDIDAAVRTAVFRAARERIKVVEIIHGKGAGKLRKRVLAMLNQPQIRKLYRRLEFDPANDGRVLVHF, from the coding sequence ATGCCGGAGATGTTGACCGTCGACCTGCATCCCGTGTTCCGCAGCGACCGGGACATCGACGCCGCCGTGCGTACCGCGGTCTTCCGCGCGGCCCGGGAGCGGATCAAGGTTGTGGAGATCATCCACGGCAAGGGCGCCGGCAAGCTCCGCAAGCGCGTGCTGGCCATGCTGAACCAGCCGCAGATCCGCAAGCTCTACCGGCGCCTCGAGTTCGACCCGGCCAACGACGGCCGGGTCCTCGTCCACTTCTGA
- a CDS encoding DUF4097 family beta strand repeat-containing protein, whose protein sequence is MPTFATPAPITTVLEIPAGRVRFVAADRADTTVDVQPADATRPRDVKAAQQTTVEYADGVLRIHADAKGQYFGPTGSLEVTVHLPADSRVRATAGSAELHTTGRLGEVDFDGAYSQIHIDEAAGLRLTAVDGDVAVGRLAGPAEISTARGDIRVAEAVGGTVVLRTQAGGISIGAAAGVSARLDAGTTLGRISNALTNNGTVELDIHATTNQGDIVAHSL, encoded by the coding sequence ATGCCCACCTTCGCCACCCCCGCCCCGATCACCACCGTCCTGGAGATCCCGGCCGGCCGCGTGCGGTTCGTCGCCGCCGACCGGGCCGACACGACGGTCGACGTGCAGCCGGCCGACGCCACCCGGCCCCGTGACGTCAAAGCCGCGCAGCAGACCACGGTGGAGTACGCCGACGGGGTCCTGCGCATCCACGCCGATGCCAAGGGTCAGTACTTCGGCCCGACCGGTTCCCTGGAGGTCACGGTGCATCTGCCGGCCGACTCCAGGGTGCGGGCCACGGCCGGCAGCGCCGAGCTGCACACCACGGGCCGCCTCGGCGAGGTCGACTTCGACGGCGCCTACAGCCAGATCCACATCGACGAGGCCGCCGGCCTGCGGCTGACCGCGGTGGACGGCGACGTGGCGGTCGGTCGGCTGGCCGGTCCGGCCGAGATCAGCACCGCACGCGGTGACATCCGGGTCGCCGAGGCGGTTGGCGGCACGGTGGTGCTGCGTACCCAGGCGGGCGGCATCTCGATCGGCGCCGCAGCCGGCGTGTCGGCGCGGCTGGACGCCGGCACCACCCTCGGCCGGATCAGCAACGCGCTGACCAACAACGGCACCGTCGAGCTCGACATCCACGCCACCACCAACCAGGGCGACATCGTCGCCCACAGCCTCTGA
- a CDS encoding dihydrofolate reductase family protein produces MRTLITTAFVSLDGVVEAPGGEDGYRNAGWTFQGIEFDPAAYELKGREQEEAAAMLLGRVSYQAFAPVWPGMTDEFPGYNAMPKYVVSTTLKDQDLVDNWGDTTILRSLDDVAALKETDGGPVIVHGSATLNRNLSDAGLIDRYHLLVFPVLLGAGKRLFSATDKDKQGLKLVDSQSYGNGIQKLIYDVVR; encoded by the coding sequence ATGCGCACCCTGATCACCACCGCGTTCGTCTCGCTGGACGGCGTCGTCGAGGCCCCGGGCGGCGAGGACGGCTACCGCAACGCGGGCTGGACGTTCCAGGGCATCGAGTTCGACCCCGCGGCCTACGAGCTCAAGGGCCGTGAGCAGGAGGAAGCCGCGGCGATGTTGCTCGGGCGGGTCAGCTACCAGGCGTTCGCGCCGGTGTGGCCGGGCATGACCGACGAGTTCCCGGGCTACAACGCGATGCCGAAGTACGTCGTGTCCACGACGCTGAAGGACCAGGACCTGGTCGACAACTGGGGCGACACGACCATCCTGCGGTCGCTGGACGACGTGGCCGCGCTCAAGGAGACCGACGGCGGCCCGGTGATCGTGCACGGCAGCGCGACGCTCAACCGCAACCTGTCCGACGCCGGCCTGATCGACCGCTACCACCTGCTGGTCTTCCCGGTTCTGCTCGGCGCGGGCAAGCGCCTGTTCAGCGCGACCGACAAGGACAAGCAGGGCCTCAAGCTGGTCGACAGCCAGTCCTACGGCAACGGCATCCAGAAGCTCATCTACGACGTGGTCCGCTGA
- a CDS encoding maleylpyruvate isomerase N-terminal domain-containing protein has translation MISAFLSAARTAGVLLRSPELAESWTKPSALAEFRVSGLAGHLAGQANVTRFLDVPVPADAPVMDAVHYYAQHGGEVDVHSENNTRIRVLGEEQAGRSAAELADRYDDTVRTVAARLEGLAGDRLVLMFNRWVLPLDQCLTTRIIELVVHTDDLAVSLGVPTPEFDPDVVDAAVTTLARIAVAKRGQLPVLRALSRRERADRVATAF, from the coding sequence GTGATCTCGGCCTTCCTCTCCGCCGCCCGCACGGCCGGCGTGCTGCTCCGCTCCCCCGAACTCGCCGAGTCGTGGACCAAGCCGTCGGCGCTGGCCGAGTTCCGCGTCTCCGGGCTGGCCGGGCACCTCGCCGGGCAGGCCAACGTCACCCGCTTCCTCGACGTCCCCGTGCCCGCCGACGCCCCGGTGATGGACGCCGTCCACTACTACGCGCAGCACGGCGGCGAGGTCGATGTCCACTCCGAGAACAACACCCGCATCCGGGTGCTCGGCGAGGAGCAGGCCGGCCGGTCCGCCGCCGAGCTCGCCGACCGGTACGACGACACCGTGCGGACCGTCGCCGCTCGGCTCGAAGGCCTGGCCGGGGACCGGCTCGTGCTGATGTTCAACCGCTGGGTGCTGCCGCTCGACCAGTGCCTGACCACCCGGATCATCGAGCTCGTCGTGCACACCGACGACCTCGCCGTGAGCCTCGGCGTGCCCACGCCGGAGTTCGACCCGGACGTCGTCGATGCCGCCGTCACCACCCTGGCCCGCATCGCCGTCGCCAAGCGGGGCCAGCTGCCCGTGCTGCGGGCCCTGTCCCGGCGGGAACGCGCCGACCGGGTCGCCACCGCCTTCTGA
- a CDS encoding methylenetetrahydrofolate reductase codes for MTSRPFQVVCEIEPPTKPDLMHVRHQIGTLSKVANRFLIPDNHIGRATVSSVAVAHEVQAMGGRSIACLNSRDRNMLGFRRDLLTAAAYGVEEFLFVYGDKPATGSRTGQLTVRSMIDEVRSLSEDKAFAGVAPFRVGTAAGLRPLPSWKRAADFMFVQVSFSLDALLRWREANPVDMPVYAGVMVIASADHARRLASAIPDIDIPADLVDRLEGDRMAGVESTCEQVLKIRETGAFDGVHLVPVARYRQVAARLEELLK; via the coding sequence ATGACTTCGCGCCCGTTCCAGGTCGTCTGCGAGATCGAGCCGCCGACCAAGCCCGATCTGATGCACGTACGACACCAGATCGGCACCCTGTCCAAGGTGGCCAACCGCTTCCTCATCCCGGACAACCACATCGGCCGGGCCACCGTGTCCAGTGTGGCCGTCGCGCACGAGGTGCAGGCCATGGGCGGGCGCAGCATCGCCTGCCTGAACTCGCGGGACCGCAACATGCTCGGCTTCCGCCGTGACCTGCTGACCGCGGCCGCGTACGGGGTCGAGGAGTTCCTGTTCGTCTACGGCGACAAGCCGGCCACCGGCAGCCGGACCGGGCAGCTCACGGTGCGGTCGATGATCGACGAGGTGCGGTCGCTGTCCGAGGACAAGGCGTTCGCCGGGGTCGCCCCGTTCCGGGTCGGCACGGCCGCCGGGCTGCGGCCGCTGCCGTCGTGGAAGCGGGCCGCCGACTTCATGTTCGTGCAGGTCAGCTTCTCGCTGGACGCCCTGCTGCGGTGGCGCGAGGCCAACCCCGTCGACATGCCGGTCTACGCCGGCGTGATGGTCATCGCCAGCGCCGACCACGCCCGCCGGCTGGCCTCCGCCATCCCCGACATCGACATCCCGGCCGACCTGGTCGACCGGCTCGAGGGCGACCGGATGGCCGGCGTCGAGTCGACGTGCGAGCAGGTGCTCAAGATCCGCGAGACCGGCGCGTTCGACGGCGTGCACCTCGTGCCGGTGGCCCGCTACCGCCAGGTCGCCGCGCGGCTGGAGGAGCTGCTCAAGTGA